In one Vulgatibacter incomptus genomic region, the following are encoded:
- a CDS encoding 1-deoxy-D-xylulose-5-phosphate reductoisomerase, giving the protein MTRRKISILGSTGSIGTSALDVVGRFPDRFEVVGLAAGGRVDVLAAQIRAFQPKVVSVGDEAGARALSGLLGAGDPQPEVLVGSRGACAIASLPEVDFVLAAIAGSAGMLPTAAAVDAGKVVGLANKESMVLAGEYLMAQAKRTGAPILPVDSEHSAIFQCLVGHNRDDVRRLVLTASGGPCRTWDADRIEACTPAEALKHPNWSMGAKITVDSATLMNKGLEVIEARWLFDLPPEQISIVVHPESVVHSMVEYVDGSVVAQLGTPDMRGPIAYALTWPGPRLPLGLPPLDLPALGKLAFEEPDPRRFPAYELAYEALRIGGTAPAVVSGADEAAVAAFLAGKIPFPGIAAAISHALEAHSARPVASVDDAIAASDEGRRSADGWLAGRFSKG; this is encoded by the coding sequence ATGACACGCCGCAAGATCTCCATCCTCGGTTCGACCGGCTCGATTGGGACCAGCGCCCTCGACGTGGTCGGCCGCTTCCCGGACCGCTTCGAGGTCGTGGGCCTCGCTGCCGGTGGCCGGGTCGACGTGCTCGCCGCCCAGATCCGCGCCTTCCAGCCGAAGGTGGTCTCCGTTGGGGACGAGGCGGGGGCTCGCGCCCTCTCCGGCCTCCTCGGTGCCGGCGATCCGCAGCCGGAGGTCCTCGTGGGATCCCGCGGCGCCTGCGCGATCGCCTCGCTCCCGGAGGTGGACTTCGTGCTGGCGGCGATCGCCGGCAGCGCGGGCATGCTCCCGACCGCCGCCGCGGTGGACGCGGGCAAGGTGGTGGGCCTCGCCAACAAGGAGTCGATGGTCCTCGCCGGCGAGTACCTCATGGCCCAGGCGAAGCGCACGGGCGCGCCGATCCTCCCGGTGGACAGCGAGCACTCGGCGATCTTCCAGTGCCTGGTCGGGCACAACCGCGACGACGTGCGGCGCCTGGTCCTCACCGCGAGCGGGGGCCCCTGCCGCACCTGGGACGCCGACCGCATCGAGGCCTGCACGCCCGCGGAGGCGCTCAAGCACCCGAACTGGTCCATGGGCGCCAAGATCACCGTCGACTCCGCCACCCTGATGAACAAGGGGCTCGAGGTGATCGAGGCGCGGTGGCTCTTCGACCTGCCTCCCGAGCAGATCTCGATCGTCGTCCACCCGGAGTCCGTGGTGCACTCGATGGTCGAGTACGTCGACGGCAGCGTCGTGGCGCAGCTCGGCACCCCCGACATGCGCGGCCCGATCGCCTACGCCCTCACGTGGCCGGGCCCCAGGCTCCCGCTCGGCCTGCCGCCCCTCGACCTGCCGGCCCTGGGGAAGCTCGCCTTCGAGGAGCCCGATCCCCGCCGCTTCCCGGCCTACGAGCTCGCCTACGAGGCGCTGCGGATCGGGGGAACGGCTCCCGCCGTGGTGAGCGGGGCCGACGAGGCGGCGGTCGCCGCGTTCCTGGCGGGCAAGATCCCCTTCCCGGGGATCGCCGCCGCCATCTCACATGCCCTCGAGGCCCATTCGGCGCGACCCGTCGCCTCGGTGGACGACGCGATCGCGGCGTCCGACGAGGGCCGGCGATCGGCCGACGGTTGGCTGGCCGGAAGGTTCTCGAAAGGTTAG
- the rseP gene encoding RIP metalloprotease RseP: MSFPLHIVSVAVLLGGLIFFHELGHFLVAKAFRVKVLKFSLGFGPRLLGFTWGETEYRLSLLPLGGYVKMAGDDPSTPLDAADKGRGFLEQRPWKRMAIAFAGPAFNLIFPLMAYFAVFAAQTEAVAPHVGQVIAGMPAAKAGLKPGDRIVSIDGEPIYAFQDLRRFVDPSAGKPLVVVVDRDGANTTFTVTPDSYLEPDPIEPVRVGKIGVSPNPAAPVVGVSPGGLVHGAGLRTFDRIAKIDGEEVGSIDQALARLKSKLEAGAPFEVLALRGDAVAAGPVDLPVPEPVKITIQPEEGASLGVESAELYVSRVAPGTPAAEAGLVRGDRLLSLDGSALETWQQVEAAQREKADKPFTLDLVRDGETRSLTLAQAAKTETDELRDRPVTVYTFGAYGGLPAVAAPVVKVPFRPLLAAQMAVGSTWEVARKIARGMGMIVTGQIAFKNVGGPLQIYDIATKAADQGWEIFLHTMAMVSINLGLVNLFPVPVLDGGHIVQAGIEAIRRKPLSMRAREITNAVGLAMLLTLMVFALKNDVVRYFLAG, from the coding sequence ATGAGCTTTCCGCTCCACATCGTCTCGGTAGCCGTCCTCCTCGGAGGCCTGATCTTCTTCCACGAGCTCGGGCACTTCCTGGTGGCCAAGGCCTTCCGGGTCAAGGTGCTGAAGTTCTCCCTGGGCTTCGGGCCCCGCCTGCTGGGCTTCACCTGGGGAGAGACCGAGTACCGCCTCTCTCTGCTGCCTCTCGGCGGCTACGTGAAGATGGCGGGGGACGATCCCTCCACGCCGCTGGACGCCGCCGACAAGGGGCGGGGCTTCCTCGAGCAGCGGCCCTGGAAGCGGATGGCGATCGCCTTCGCCGGCCCGGCCTTCAACCTGATCTTCCCGCTGATGGCCTATTTCGCGGTCTTCGCCGCGCAGACCGAGGCGGTGGCGCCGCACGTCGGCCAGGTGATCGCGGGGATGCCCGCGGCGAAGGCCGGCCTGAAGCCGGGCGATCGGATCGTCTCCATCGACGGCGAGCCCATTTACGCCTTCCAGGATCTGCGCCGCTTCGTGGATCCGAGCGCGGGCAAGCCCCTCGTCGTGGTCGTGGACCGCGACGGCGCCAACACCACCTTCACCGTCACGCCCGACTCCTACCTTGAGCCCGATCCGATCGAGCCCGTCCGCGTGGGCAAGATCGGCGTGAGCCCCAACCCCGCGGCGCCGGTCGTCGGCGTGAGCCCGGGCGGGCTCGTCCACGGCGCGGGCCTGCGAACCTTCGACCGGATCGCGAAGATCGACGGCGAGGAAGTGGGCTCGATCGACCAGGCGCTGGCTCGGCTGAAGTCCAAGCTGGAGGCCGGCGCGCCCTTTGAGGTGCTCGCGCTCCGCGGCGACGCTGTCGCCGCAGGCCCGGTGGACCTCCCGGTCCCCGAGCCGGTGAAGATCACGATCCAGCCGGAGGAGGGCGCCTCCCTCGGCGTCGAGTCCGCCGAGCTCTACGTGTCGCGGGTGGCCCCCGGCACGCCCGCCGCCGAGGCGGGGCTCGTCCGCGGCGATCGCCTGCTGTCTCTCGACGGCAGCGCCCTCGAGACCTGGCAGCAGGTGGAGGCGGCGCAGCGGGAGAAGGCCGACAAGCCGTTCACGCTCGACCTCGTCCGCGACGGCGAGACCCGCTCCCTCACCCTCGCCCAGGCGGCGAAGACCGAGACCGACGAGCTCCGCGATCGGCCCGTGACCGTCTACACGTTCGGTGCGTACGGCGGTCTCCCCGCGGTCGCCGCACCGGTGGTGAAGGTCCCGTTCCGGCCGCTGCTCGCGGCGCAGATGGCCGTCGGTTCCACCTGGGAGGTGGCCCGGAAGATCGCGCGCGGGATGGGGATGATCGTCACCGGGCAGATCGCCTTCAAGAACGTCGGCGGTCCGCTGCAGATCTACGACATCGCCACCAAGGCGGCCGATCAGGGCTGGGAGATCTTCCTCCACACCATGGCGATGGTCTCGATCAACCTGGGCCTCGTGAACCTCTTCCCCGTGCCGGTGCTCGACGGCGGGCACATCGTGCAGGCCGGGATCGAGGCGATCCGCCGCAAGCCGCTGTCCATGCGCGCGCGGGAGATCACCAACGCCGTCGGACTGGCGATGCTGCTGACGCTCATGGTGTTCGCGCTCAAGAACGACGTCGTCCGCTACTTCCTCGCGGGATAG
- the uppS gene encoding polyprenyl diphosphate synthase produces MTQRETDLRAQLAAGEVPAHVGIIMDGNGRWAELRGLPRLEGHRVGSESVRAITTAAREVGVKALTLYAFSAQNWARPGDEVEGLMELLRLYLLQERPTVMENGIRLRAVGDLDALPAGVREVLNDLARDSSANDGMILTLALSYGGREELVHAARRIAEDVAAGRLRPADVDAEAFASRLHSAALPDLDLCIRTSGELRVSNFLPWQIAYAEILVTEALWPEFREEAFFSALLDYRKRERRFGLTGAQVRGTIG; encoded by the coding sequence ATGACCCAGCGGGAGACAGACCTTCGCGCCCAGCTCGCAGCGGGCGAGGTGCCGGCGCACGTCGGCATCATCATGGACGGAAACGGCCGGTGGGCCGAGCTTCGCGGGTTGCCCCGTCTCGAGGGGCATCGAGTCGGCTCCGAGAGCGTCCGGGCGATCACGACGGCGGCCCGGGAGGTGGGGGTGAAGGCCCTCACGCTCTACGCCTTCTCCGCGCAGAACTGGGCCCGGCCCGGGGACGAGGTCGAGGGCCTGATGGAGCTCCTCCGCCTCTACCTCCTCCAGGAGCGGCCCACCGTGATGGAGAACGGGATCCGCCTGCGCGCCGTAGGCGATCTCGACGCGCTTCCCGCTGGTGTCCGGGAGGTCTTGAACGACCTCGCCCGCGACTCGAGCGCCAACGACGGGATGATCCTCACCCTGGCCCTGAGCTACGGCGGCAGGGAGGAGCTGGTCCACGCCGCCAGGCGGATCGCGGAAGATGTCGCGGCAGGTCGGCTGAGGCCCGCCGACGTCGACGCCGAGGCCTTCGCCTCGAGACTCCACAGCGCGGCGCTCCCCGACCTCGACCTCTGCATCCGCACCAGCGGCGAGCTGCGGGTCTCGAATTTCCTGCCCTGGCAGATCGCCTACGCGGAGATCCTGGTGACGGAGGCCCTCTGGCCCGAGTTCCGGGAGGAGGCCTTCTTCTCGGCACTTCTGGACTACCGAAAGCGCGAGCGGAGGTTCGGTCTCACCGGCGCCCAGGTGCGCGGGACGATTGGCTGA
- a CDS encoding phosphatidate cytidylyltransferase yields the protein MNDKNRNLVLRVASALLLLPIVLGLLWLGGIAAILLVVFAIVMVASEFYKMAGVRASHPAAILGLVASASLAWIGASIDTRWPGALGVLVLVPLASVALYTLFPPDGDLRKAAASSGFVALMPGYAGLGLGAVVALRAMPGHAGITWTLVAIGVTWANDTGAYFAGRLFGRHKLYPLISPNKTWEGFVGGMASSVLICFLIKWIYAVEVLHFWDCVIVGVVGGVLGPLGDLSESMLKRAFGVKDSGRIMPGHGGIFDRVDALMFVAPWVFAYAHFIRTLA from the coding sequence ATGAACGACAAGAATCGCAACCTCGTCCTCCGAGTCGCCTCGGCCCTGCTGCTCCTGCCAATCGTGCTGGGCCTGCTGTGGCTGGGCGGGATCGCCGCGATCCTCCTGGTGGTCTTCGCGATCGTCATGGTCGCCAGCGAGTTCTACAAGATGGCCGGCGTGCGGGCGTCGCATCCCGCCGCGATCCTCGGACTGGTCGCCAGCGCTTCCCTCGCGTGGATCGGCGCCTCCATCGACACCCGCTGGCCCGGCGCGCTCGGCGTGCTCGTGCTCGTGCCCCTGGCCTCGGTGGCGCTCTACACGCTCTTTCCGCCGGACGGGGATCTCCGCAAGGCCGCGGCCTCGTCCGGGTTCGTCGCGCTGATGCCCGGCTATGCCGGTCTCGGCCTGGGCGCCGTGGTGGCCCTGCGCGCCATGCCCGGCCACGCCGGGATCACGTGGACGCTGGTGGCCATCGGGGTCACGTGGGCGAACGACACCGGCGCCTACTTCGCCGGGCGCCTATTCGGCCGCCACAAGCTCTATCCCCTGATCAGCCCCAACAAGACCTGGGAGGGCTTTGTCGGCGGGATGGCCAGCTCGGTCCTGATCTGCTTCCTGATCAAGTGGATCTACGCGGTCGAGGTCCTCCATTTCTGGGACTGCGTGATCGTCGGCGTGGTCGGCGGCGTCCTCGGGCCCCTCGGGGACCTCTCGGAGTCGATGCTCAAGCGCGCCTTCGGCGTGAAGGACTCCGGCCGGATCATGCCGGGCCACGGCGGCATCTTCGACCGAGTCGACGCGTTGATGTTCGTGGCGCCGTGGGTCTTCGCCTACGCCCACTTCATCCGTACCCTCGCGTAG